In a genomic window of Halobiforma lacisalsi AJ5:
- a CDS encoding HalOD1 output domain-containing protein: MHSDPPISHRVVEKVAEREGVPSTELHPPLHSAVDTDALDAICRTADTDRGRPTIEFEYEGYTVRIANGSEITIEEPSPLVEPDREFA, encoded by the coding sequence ATGCATTCCGATCCACCCATCAGCCACCGAGTCGTGGAGAAGGTCGCAGAACGCGAAGGTGTGCCGTCGACGGAGTTGCATCCGCCGCTTCACTCCGCGGTCGATACCGACGCACTCGATGCGATCTGTCGAACGGCTGATACCGATCGCGGACGGCCAACGATCGAGTTCGAGTACGAGGGATACACCGTCCGCATCGCCAACGGCAGCGAGATCACGATCGAGGAGCCGTCACCGCTCGTGGAACCGGATCGGGAATTCGCCTGA
- a CDS encoding PQQ-binding-like beta-propeller repeat protein, producing MYGVDLANTGHQPDARGPDGSGDDGVDVDWEFEADDSFAATPLLIDGTLYVGSHDERFYAIDPETGDEEWSVDLETSLRPTPAYADGNFYFSGNRELLSIDGESGDVRWREDGTNSNPYYPLVLDDSTGVVTDDEHIWRFDLETGTLEEPIDLLPDPYEMGVSEAPAISDGTAYVAYEDRLGAIDLETGEREWEFENEAGEILHHISPAVADGLVYIGDVEGNFYAVDTDSGDLEWEYEATTEVASSPSVANGTVFFGDSDRVIALETQSGDLSWELKIQFSPDPKPVVANSMIYICSYYAVYAIDIESGDLGWEYDLGEPAIASPIVANNSVYLTSHENTLFKIS from the coding sequence ATGTACGGCGTCGACCTGGCGAACACCGGTCACCAACCCGATGCTCGGGGCCCCGATGGGTCGGGAGACGACGGTGTCGACGTCGACTGGGAGTTTGAAGCCGACGACTCGTTCGCCGCTACGCCGCTTCTCATCGACGGAACGCTGTACGTCGGCTCGCACGACGAACGGTTCTACGCGATCGACCCCGAAACCGGCGACGAGGAGTGGTCGGTCGACCTGGAAACCTCGTTGCGCCCAACACCCGCGTACGCCGATGGCAACTTCTACTTCTCCGGCAACCGCGAACTGCTGTCGATCGACGGCGAGTCAGGTGACGTGCGATGGCGCGAAGACGGGACGAACTCCAACCCGTACTATCCGCTCGTCCTCGACGACTCGACGGGAGTCGTTACCGACGACGAGCACATCTGGCGGTTCGATCTCGAGACTGGAACCCTCGAGGAGCCGATCGATCTCCTCCCCGATCCGTACGAGATGGGTGTTTCAGAAGCACCGGCGATCAGCGACGGGACCGCGTACGTCGCCTACGAGGACCGGCTCGGTGCGATCGACCTCGAGACCGGCGAACGCGAGTGGGAGTTCGAAAACGAAGCAGGCGAGATTCTCCACCACATTAGCCCCGCCGTCGCGGACGGATTGGTCTACATCGGCGATGTCGAGGGGAACTTCTACGCCGTCGATACCGATTCGGGCGACCTCGAATGGGAGTACGAAGCGACGACGGAAGTCGCCTCGAGTCCGTCCGTTGCGAACGGGACGGTGTTCTTTGGGGATAGTGATCGAGTCATCGCACTCGAAACTCAGTCTGGTGATCTAAGTTGGGAACTCAAAATTCAGTTCTCCCCAGATCCGAAACCAGTAGTTGCAAATAGCATGATATACATTTGTTCATACTATGCTGTTTATGCAATCGATATTGAATCTGGAGATTTGGGTTGGGAATACGATCTGGGTGAACCGGCGATAGCATCACCAATTGTCGCGAATAATTCAGTTTATCTAACTAGCCACGAGAATACACTATTCAAAATTAGCTAA
- a CDS encoding b(o/a)3-type cytochrome-c oxidase subunit 1, whose protein sequence is MSNATTAYFEDFPEESKVIHSAFWSSFIALTIGGLFGLIQALHRTDVFRFMDSADYYTVLTAHGVLLALTFTIFFLVGLFTWAVTTSLDRGMVDLRFTWGWYGLMVLGTILAAVPILAGFTDSIDMSASVLFTFYAPLEGHPLFYVGLVLFVVGSWLAGVDWFRTWWAWKQDNPDERIPLPTFMVLTTTLMWYLATLGVAVAILAFILPWTLGLVDGINPLLTRTLFWFFGHPVVYFWLLPAYMMWYIMLPKFAGGKLFSDPLARVVFVLFLILSVPTGIHHQYLDPGIAEGFKFIAMTNTMFLLLPSLLTAFTVVASMEHGARQRGGSGYLGWLKALPWRDPVFTGMSLAGLMFAAAGFSGMINAGMNINYLVHNTFWVVGHFHLTVGTAVALTFMAASYWFIPQLTGKRLWNRSVALVQVLLWFIGMTFMSNAMHRGGLFSIPRRTAEPQYEEFAFEAGVGSVAELDLQVALGGTLLFLSLVLFLANMVVTVLGDRAESGSIPANTYADTLSGSEDAPLILDNLKLWTTIAVVLVVFAYTLPILSVIQDGGLFGYEINGFPVSIAPFLPAELPASLETVTAALPEIEVIP, encoded by the coding sequence ATGAGTAACGCGACGACCGCATACTTCGAGGATTTCCCGGAAGAGTCTAAAGTCATCCACTCGGCGTTCTGGAGCTCGTTTATCGCGCTCACTATCGGCGGCCTGTTCGGGCTGATCCAGGCGCTTCACCGGACCGACGTGTTCCGGTTCATGGACTCGGCCGACTACTACACTGTCCTGACCGCACACGGGGTGTTGCTCGCGCTCACGTTCACGATCTTCTTCCTCGTGGGCCTGTTCACGTGGGCTGTCACGACCAGCCTCGACCGCGGGATGGTCGATCTGCGCTTCACGTGGGGCTGGTACGGCCTGATGGTGCTGGGCACGATACTCGCGGCGGTCCCGATCCTCGCTGGCTTCACCGACTCCATCGACATGAGCGCGAGCGTGCTGTTCACGTTCTACGCGCCGCTCGAGGGCCACCCGCTGTTTTACGTCGGGCTCGTCCTGTTCGTCGTCGGGAGTTGGCTCGCCGGGGTCGACTGGTTCCGTACCTGGTGGGCCTGGAAGCAGGACAACCCGGATGAACGCATCCCGCTGCCGACGTTTATGGTGCTGACGACGACGCTGATGTGGTACCTCGCGACCCTCGGCGTCGCCGTCGCCATCCTCGCCTTTATCCTGCCGTGGACGCTCGGTCTCGTCGACGGCATCAACCCGCTGCTGACCCGGACGCTGTTCTGGTTCTTCGGCCACCCGGTCGTGTACTTCTGGCTGCTGCCGGCGTACATGATGTGGTACATCATGCTGCCGAAATTCGCCGGCGGAAAGCTGTTCAGCGATCCGCTCGCACGCGTCGTGTTCGTCCTCTTCCTGATCCTCTCGGTGCCGACCGGGATCCACCACCAGTACCTCGACCCCGGTATCGCGGAAGGGTTCAAGTTCATCGCCATGACGAACACGATGTTCCTCCTGTTGCCGAGCCTGCTGACCGCCTTCACCGTCGTCGCGAGCATGGAACACGGTGCTCGTCAGCGCGGCGGGAGCGGCTACCTCGGCTGGCTGAAGGCCCTGCCCTGGCGCGACCCCGTCTTCACCGGGATGTCGCTTGCGGGACTGATGTTCGCCGCAGCCGGCTTCTCCGGGATGATCAACGCCGGCATGAACATCAACTATCTCGTCCACAACACCTTCTGGGTCGTCGGCCACTTCCACCTCACCGTCGGTACCGCAGTCGCGCTGACGTTCATGGCCGCCTCCTACTGGTTCATCCCGCAACTGACCGGCAAGCGCCTGTGGAACCGTTCGGTCGCGCTGGTCCAGGTCCTCCTGTGGTTCATCGGGATGACGTTCATGTCGAACGCGATGCACCGCGGCGGTCTGTTCAGCATTCCCCGCCGGACGGCCGAACCCCAGTACGAGGAGTTCGCGTTCGAGGCCGGCGTCGGCTCCGTCGCCGAACTGGATCTCCAGGTCGCACTCGGGGGTACCCTGCTGTTCCTCTCGCTCGTCCTGTTCCTCGCGAACATGGTCGTGACCGTCTTGGGGGACCGCGCCGAGAGCGGTTCCATCCCGGCGAACACCTACGCCGATACCCTCTCCGGATCCGAGGACGCCCCCCTGATCCTCGACAACCTGAAACTCTGGACGACCATCGCAGTCGTTCTGGTCGTGTTCGCGTACACGCTCCCGATACTGAGCGTGATCCAGGACGGCGGCCTGTTCGGCTACGAGATCAACGGCTTCCCGGTCAGCATCGCGCCGTTCCTTCCCGCCGAACTGCCCGCCTCGCTCGAGACCGTTACCGCTGCCCTCCCCGAGATCGAGGTGATCCCGTAG
- a CDS encoding nucleotide-binding protein, whose product MIVAVGGGKGGVGKTTVALNLARELGAVVVDGDLATGDLPSFEGPTLHDVLAGRADPDDAVVEHGAVPVLSSGRSLAGVRASLLSELPRVLHRLERERGRVVVDCPAGLARDVGYPLHAATVAVLVTIPERAAIVDAVRTRALARDLGTPVGTIVINRASDDGIAGIADRLESKLGTGVATLAERPTIAVAAERDRPVRDAYPTCPSVDSFASIASTLETATEE is encoded by the coding sequence ATGATCGTGGCAGTCGGAGGTGGCAAAGGGGGCGTCGGCAAGACGACCGTCGCGTTGAACCTCGCCCGGGAACTCGGGGCGGTCGTCGTCGACGGTGACCTCGCGACGGGCGATCTCCCCTCTTTCGAGGGTCCGACGCTGCACGACGTGCTCGCCGGTCGAGCCGACCCCGACGACGCGGTCGTCGAGCACGGTGCCGTCCCCGTACTCTCGAGCGGTCGCTCGCTCGCTGGCGTCCGGGCGTCGCTGCTCTCCGAACTCCCGCGGGTCCTGCACCGACTGGAACGCGAGCGGGGACGTGTCGTCGTCGACTGTCCCGCGGGGCTCGCCCGCGACGTCGGCTATCCGCTACACGCGGCGACCGTGGCTGTACTCGTAACGATCCCGGAACGGGCCGCTATCGTGGATGCGGTCCGTACACGAGCGCTCGCTCGGGACCTCGGAACGCCGGTCGGAACGATCGTCATCAACCGGGCGTCCGACGACGGCATCGCGGGGATCGCAGACCGACTCGAGTCGAAACTCGGCACTGGAGTCGCAACCCTCGCGGAGCGGCCGACGATCGCCGTCGCCGCCGAACGCGACAGGCCGGTCCGGGACGCGTATCCGACCTGTCCGTCGGTCGACTCCTTCGCGTCGATCGCGAGCACGCTCGAGACAGCCACGGAGGAGTAA
- a CDS encoding DUF7857 domain-containing protein — protein sequence MADSIDLETNTTPRHGVTFVSVTVTNGRATPQRVRLEPRFDAPVWTPSARRGAAVEWTNGAWRGVVDPGRTRGLGFATPADPRPKPVEVTASTRISGADGLSSPDTILDSLESGSPAGVPPSTSIDG from the coding sequence ATGGCCGATTCGATCGATCTCGAGACGAACACTACCCCCCGCCATGGCGTCACGTTCGTCAGCGTGACTGTCACGAACGGCCGGGCGACGCCTCAGCGCGTGCGGCTCGAGCCACGGTTCGACGCGCCGGTCTGGACCCCGAGTGCCAGGCGCGGGGCTGCAGTCGAGTGGACCAACGGCGCGTGGCGGGGCGTCGTCGACCCGGGGCGAACCCGCGGACTTGGGTTCGCGACTCCCGCCGATCCCCGGCCGAAGCCGGTCGAGGTCACCGCTTCGACCCGCATTTCCGGGGCAGACGGGCTGTCCTCGCCGGACACCATCCTCGATTCTCTCGAGTCCGGCTCGCCGGCCGGCGTTCCGCCGTCGACGTCGATCGACGGATGA
- a CDS encoding DUF7091 family protein translates to MPDRRLERFLRSKLREAGEQYEQIRESTDSQLEEAREAYEVAKNARALPSDEAGRAKIICRRYAEKRAAMLDDRYRPACYEDGHPDCEGCVEDVHEGRIETW, encoded by the coding sequence ATGCCGGATCGTCGACTCGAGCGGTTCCTGCGGTCGAAACTCCGTGAAGCGGGCGAGCAGTACGAACAGATACGGGAGTCGACGGACAGCCAACTCGAGGAGGCCCGCGAGGCGTACGAGGTGGCGAAAAACGCACGCGCGCTCCCGTCGGACGAGGCGGGACGTGCGAAGATCATCTGTCGACGCTACGCCGAGAAACGGGCGGCGATGCTGGACGACCGGTACCGGCCGGCCTGTTACGAGGACGGCCACCCGGATTGCGAGGGCTGTGTCGAGGACGTTCACGAGGGCCGGATCGAGACGTGGTAG
- a CDS encoding pyridoxamine 5'-phosphate oxidase family protein, translated as MLNDLLEESNTASMSEEQMRTLLEEEGIGILALPTEGVPYVVPMSFGYDGESMLYFVYLLFGTESRKEDLSDDVGRGRFLVYRAESVYDWQSISLTGRIVAVPDDEWDTLRDAMQNAWHPNIFASANPMRGVRGYRFRIESWTGIQQRDGA; from the coding sequence ATGCTCAATGACCTGCTCGAGGAGTCGAACACCGCGTCGATGAGCGAGGAACAGATGCGGACGCTTCTGGAGGAGGAAGGAATCGGCATCCTCGCGCTGCCGACCGAGGGCGTCCCGTACGTCGTCCCGATGTCGTTTGGGTACGACGGGGAGTCGATGCTGTACTTCGTCTATCTGCTGTTTGGAACCGAAAGTCGCAAAGAGGACCTTTCTGACGACGTCGGGCGCGGGCGGTTTCTCGTCTACCGCGCCGAATCCGTCTACGACTGGCAGAGTATATCCCTGACCGGTCGGATCGTCGCCGTCCCGGACGACGAATGGGACACCCTGCGGGACGCGATGCAAAACGCCTGGCACCCCAATATATTCGCGTCCGCGAACCCGATGCGCGGCGTTCGGGGTTACCGGTTCCGGATCGAGTCGTGGACCGGGATCCAGCAACGGGACGGAGCATAG
- a CDS encoding cytochrome c oxidase subunit II encodes MNIHTYEKAWLIAAMLLIVGFIATITYGSIGLGIAMVDDEGGSIDPNEVFDHEEFSDPGVQQVGEDEYEVYVRAQTFTFVPDPIEVPAGSEVTFHVTSPDVIHGFSVVGTNVNTMVIPGEISTMTVEFDEPGEYGLVCNEYCGPQHHEMSGQLIVTPEEDFDLTELSAEAPDEVATGEEIEVTATVTNGQLEDLDTTVTAEIGDVTLEEDVTVAGDSSEEVTFAVDSSDLGEGEHDWTVTVDDYEESGQVTVGTDEDDENDESDDTTDTEDDNE; translated from the coding sequence ATGAACATCCACACGTACGAAAAAGCGTGGCTGATCGCCGCGATGCTGTTGATCGTTGGCTTCATTGCAACGATCACGTACGGGTCGATCGGCCTCGGCATCGCGATGGTCGACGACGAGGGTGGCTCGATAGACCCCAACGAGGTCTTCGACCACGAGGAGTTCAGCGACCCGGGGGTCCAGCAGGTCGGTGAGGACGAGTACGAGGTCTACGTCCGCGCACAGACGTTTACGTTCGTCCCCGACCCCATCGAGGTGCCCGCCGGCAGCGAAGTCACCTTCCACGTGACGAGCCCCGACGTGATCCACGGCTTCAGCGTCGTCGGCACGAACGTCAACACGATGGTCATTCCCGGCGAGATCTCCACGATGACCGTCGAGTTCGACGAACCCGGCGAGTACGGCCTCGTCTGCAACGAGTACTGCGGTCCACAACACCACGAGATGTCCGGCCAGTTGATCGTCACGCCCGAAGAGGACTTCGACCTCACCGAACTCTCCGCCGAGGCGCCCGACGAGGTCGCGACCGGTGAGGAGATCGAGGTCACCGCTACGGTGACGAACGGCCAGCTCGAGGACCTCGATACCACCGTCACGGCCGAGATCGGCGACGTGACTCTCGAGGAAGACGTAACCGTCGCGGGCGACAGCTCCGAGGAGGTTACCTTCGCCGTCGACAGTTCGGACCTCGGCGAGGGCGAACACGACTGGACGGTCACCGTCGACGACTACGAGGAGAGCGGCCAGGTGACGGTTGGAACGGACGAGGACGACGAAAACGACGAAAGCGACGACACGACCGATACGGAGGACGACAATGAGTAA
- a CDS encoding DUF7125 family protein, with protein MPSVENHGRHALAAALRGDSDTAMPADGYRFKWEGATNRGMFAIAGAKGGCGKTTVTIGLADAFSRAGTPAVAVDADRQLPNLHVVAGADRNPTLVDVASDEELEAVVQGRQGPDGDGVGAGVGIVPAPEPSERAEVDFELAIDRLERTGAEVLVDCPSGAGPDAVEPLEYADAVVVVTTATDRGLDAAATTVEIARRLDTPIAGAIVTLTDGVTDTLESTLGIPVLGTVPDCESPLTEAAARTAFDDLAAAVARRATATPSPGSDREGSAKSLLSTGNRAVDRTLGGVPPGTVVAVTAHPASQSERLLYEATATRGTLYLTTDRSRNDVERAIESTTVRTGNPTVRRLDRDEPVEHARRLIGELPEGANLVIDSVAPLERTAGEAYPDVLNAVADRMSETGGIAILHCLRGAEPNRRTTTLHLADAVFDVRTISAGVGTGVEHRIAVPKFRPDGRRSPIVELDRREKGERNGLGSEGDPTAFEFAAERDDGQGKEE; from the coding sequence GTGCCGTCGGTCGAAAACCACGGCCGTCACGCGCTGGCCGCCGCGCTGAGAGGGGACAGTGATACAGCGATGCCGGCCGACGGCTACAGGTTCAAATGGGAAGGCGCGACCAATCGCGGCATGTTCGCTATCGCCGGCGCGAAAGGCGGTTGTGGAAAGACGACGGTGACGATCGGGTTGGCCGACGCGTTCTCGAGAGCGGGCACGCCCGCCGTGGCCGTCGACGCCGACCGACAGTTGCCCAACCTGCACGTCGTCGCAGGGGCGGATCGGAACCCCACGCTCGTCGATGTCGCGTCCGACGAGGAACTCGAGGCGGTCGTCCAGGGTCGGCAGGGACCCGATGGCGACGGTGTCGGTGCCGGCGTCGGGATCGTCCCCGCACCGGAGCCGTCGGAGCGGGCCGAAGTCGATTTCGAACTCGCCATCGATCGCCTCGAGCGAACCGGCGCCGAGGTACTGGTCGACTGTCCGTCCGGGGCCGGCCCCGACGCGGTCGAACCACTGGAGTACGCCGACGCGGTCGTCGTAGTGACGACCGCCACCGACCGCGGCCTGGACGCGGCCGCCACGACGGTCGAAATCGCGCGCCGACTCGATACCCCCATCGCCGGTGCGATCGTCACCCTGACCGATGGAGTGACCGATACCCTCGAGTCGACCCTCGGTATCCCGGTTCTCGGCACCGTCCCGGACTGCGAGTCACCGCTGACGGAAGCCGCCGCGCGAACGGCGTTCGACGACCTCGCGGCTGCAGTGGCCCGCCGGGCGACCGCGACCCCGTCCCCCGGCAGCGATCGGGAAGGGTCGGCGAAGTCCCTGCTCTCGACCGGGAACCGCGCCGTCGATCGGACACTCGGCGGCGTACCGCCCGGAACGGTCGTTGCCGTGACGGCTCATCCGGCCAGTCAGTCGGAACGGCTCCTCTACGAGGCGACCGCGACCAGAGGAACGCTGTACCTGACGACCGATCGCTCGAGGAACGACGTCGAGCGGGCGATAGAGTCGACGACGGTCCGGACCGGCAACCCGACGGTACGGCGCCTCGACCGGGACGAGCCAGTCGAACACGCGCGCCGACTGATCGGGGAGTTACCGGAGGGTGCGAACCTCGTGATCGACTCGGTGGCTCCGCTCGAGCGAACGGCCGGCGAGGCGTACCCGGACGTGCTGAACGCCGTCGCCGATCGGATGTCCGAGACGGGTGGAATCGCCATACTGCACTGTCTCCGGGGCGCGGAGCCGAACCGACGAACGACGACGCTGCACCTCGCCGATGCGGTGTTCGACGTCCGGACGATCAGCGCGGGCGTCGGAACGGGCGTCGAGCACCGCATCGCGGTACCGAAATTTCGGCCCGACGGCCGTCGATCGCCGATCGTCGAACTCGACCGGCGTGAGAAAGGCGAGCGGAATGGTCTCGGTTCGGAAGGTGACCCCACCGCGTTCGAGTTCGCCGCGGAACGGGACGACGGGCAGGGAAAAGAGGAGTAG
- a CDS encoding HPP family protein, translating into MLEGLRSRVRAIGSRLRRIERRERRELRAWLENTRNLIRLSALLFVPALLGFVTALSNAVPALPFLLFPPLASGAYTLFSEPESEYASPRRFVGGLTLGAVCGWIALEVVGRYGYGSSPGTFEAHAGAAAFAIFLTGSFTWLLDLEEAQSFSTALLVLLTEPLGTNADGTVIGVFPGRTGAAIAYVFSVFVATSLVAAAFVGWRRWFFERRAHLLYASTTADDAVLVPIRGDRPGATAMLGARLAAAHEAGKVVLLEVVDRESVDDVLDGQSPNGLDDTGSEEETDDREEQAAGGHPTHSSARSGPDADQGDPTPDGGDGRTRAETRVGTETAERIEEYAREIEAETNVPCQVAVVAGNEDDPTTVLAAARKTECDLIVAPYESREGHDREGPSGFVRDLLHGGLDVLVHRSKKGRDDWQRALVPVRRESDIAHAMVDFATRLVGDGTVSVCHCLTRDRDRRRAERMLTRLLEPFDGNADSVDCDFESRVVGDTPEAFVADRATQYDIVLVGASTDRSTVSRIVSTPTAERITELDSDLAIVATARE; encoded by the coding sequence ATGCTCGAGGGTCTCCGGTCGCGCGTCCGTGCGATCGGGTCTCGGCTCCGTCGAATCGAACGGCGCGAACGACGCGAACTGCGGGCGTGGCTCGAGAACACGCGAAATCTGATCCGCCTCTCGGCGCTGCTTTTCGTCCCGGCGCTGCTCGGTTTCGTTACGGCACTGTCGAACGCCGTTCCTGCCCTTCCGTTCTTGCTGTTTCCGCCGCTTGCGTCCGGAGCGTACACGCTCTTTTCCGAACCGGAGAGCGAGTACGCCTCCCCGCGGCGGTTCGTCGGAGGATTGACGTTGGGCGCAGTCTGTGGCTGGATCGCACTCGAGGTCGTCGGACGATATGGGTACGGCAGTTCTCCGGGAACGTTCGAGGCCCACGCCGGCGCCGCGGCCTTCGCTATCTTCCTCACCGGTTCGTTCACGTGGCTTCTCGATCTGGAGGAAGCACAATCGTTCTCGACTGCATTGCTCGTGCTCCTCACCGAACCGCTCGGAACGAATGCCGACGGTACCGTCATCGGCGTGTTCCCCGGCCGAACGGGCGCCGCGATCGCCTACGTGTTCAGCGTCTTCGTCGCGACGTCGCTGGTCGCTGCCGCGTTCGTCGGATGGCGGCGGTGGTTCTTCGAGCGACGCGCTCATCTCCTCTATGCAAGCACGACGGCCGACGACGCAGTGCTCGTCCCGATTCGAGGTGACCGTCCCGGGGCGACTGCGATGCTCGGCGCTCGCCTCGCGGCCGCACACGAGGCCGGCAAGGTGGTGCTCCTCGAGGTCGTCGATCGAGAGTCGGTCGACGATGTCTTGGACGGCCAGTCACCGAACGGGCTGGACGATACCGGCAGTGAGGAGGAAACTGATGACCGTGAAGAGCAGGCCGCGGGAGGCCACCCAACTCACAGTTCGGCGCGATCGGGTCCGGATGCAGACCAAGGGGACCCCACACCAGATGGGGGTGACGGCCGAACACGCGCCGAAACCCGAGTCGGAACCGAAACCGCCGAACGGATCGAGGAATATGCTCGCGAAATCGAAGCGGAGACGAACGTACCCTGTCAAGTCGCCGTCGTCGCGGGCAACGAGGACGATCCGACGACCGTACTCGCGGCTGCCCGGAAAACGGAGTGCGATCTGATCGTCGCCCCCTACGAATCACGTGAGGGCCACGACCGAGAGGGGCCGTCAGGGTTCGTTCGTGACCTCCTGCACGGGGGGCTCGACGTTCTGGTTCACCGCTCGAAGAAGGGCCGGGACGACTGGCAGCGAGCACTGGTCCCGGTTCGCCGCGAGAGCGATATCGCGCATGCGATGGTCGACTTTGCGACGCGGCTGGTGGGTGACGGAACCGTCAGTGTCTGTCACTGCCTCACTCGAGACCGGGACCGCCGACGGGCCGAACGAATGCTCACACGACTTCTCGAACCGTTCGACGGGAACGCCGACAGCGTGGACTGCGATTTCGAAAGCCGTGTCGTCGGTGATACACCGGAGGCGTTCGTCGCCGACCGCGCGACGCAGTACGACATCGTTCTCGTTGGCGCAAGTACCGATCGTTCCACGGTGTCACGCATCGTCTCTACACCTACCGCCGAGCGCATCACTGAACTCGACTCCGACCTCGCAATCGTTGCGACTGCTCGAGAATGA